A genomic region of Raphanus sativus cultivar WK10039 chromosome 6, ASM80110v3, whole genome shotgun sequence contains the following coding sequences:
- the LOC108835232 gene encoding basic leucine zipper 9-like — MSITTYTSPPLFSHQIIFYLCVHIKKERKMDGHTGKDIGMKRSASELALQELLTKFLSRQESILDTSPLDPSFDLMNWDYTCGELRDSLLKSESLTPARLFLDAQSSICENLSADSPVSANKPEAKRAARGTVSVYTDDHSDEEDAETEAGQSEMTNDPNDVKRIRRMYSNRISARRSRQRKQEQLADLESQVDSLKGVNSTLYKQLIDATQQFRTAGTNNRVLKSDVETLRVKVKLAEDLIARGSFTSSLNQLLQTHLSPPPSHSINSLHYTGNNTSPGITVHSDQSLFPGITISGQNSSPGLGNVSSEAVSCVSDIWP, encoded by the exons ATGTCTATCACAACTTACACCTCCCCTCCTCTCTTTTCCCACCAAATTATCTTCTACTTGTGTGTTcacataaaaaaagaaagaaaaatggaTGGTCACACTGGTAAAGACATTGGTATGAAGAGAAGTGCTTCCGAGTTGGCTCTACAAGAGTTGCTAACTAAGTTTTTGTCCAGACAAGAATCTATTCTTGACACAAGCCCTCTAGACCCTTCTTTTGATCTCATGAACTGG GATTACACATGTGGTGAGTTAAGAGATAGTCTTTTGAAGTCTGAGAGCTTGACTCCAGCTAGACTTTTTCTTGATGCACAGTCCTCCATTTGCG AGAATCTGTCAGCTGATAGTCCAGTGTCAGCCAATAAACCTGAGGCAAAAAGAGCGGCTCGCGGAACCGTGAGTGTATATACTGATGATCACTCTGATGAAGAAGATGCGGAGACAGAAGCTGGCCAGTCTGAAATGACTAATGATCCCAATGATGTAAAACGTATTAGAAG GATGTACTCAAACAGGATATCAGCAAGGCGTTCAAGGCAAAGGAAGCAAGAACAGTTGGCAGATCTTGAATCTCAG GTTGATTCATTGAAAGGAGTGAACTCAACACTCTACAAGCAGCTCATAGACGCAACACAACAGTTTCGTACTGCTGGAACAAATAACAGAGTTCTCAAATCAGATGTTGAAACTCTGAGAGTCAAG GTGAAACTAGCTGAAGATTTGATAGCTAGAGGGTCCTTCACTAGCAGCTTGAATCAGCTTCTGCAAACTCATTTAAGTCCACCACCATCACATTCCATCAACAGTCTGCACTACACAGGAAATAATACCTCACCGGGCATTACAGTCCACAGTGACCAATCTCTGTTCCCTGGAATCACCATATCTGGACAGAACTCAAGCCCTGGACTTGGTAATGTATCCAGCGAAGCTGTTAGCTGCGTCTCAGATATCTGGCCATAA
- the LOC108835233 gene encoding uncharacterized protein LOC108835233 yields the protein MRNSRFRGSNSGPFQNNRSWLSVALDRVLSFFVRLLACVQRVWSRLVSMGLGSLYRRRMKVFSVAILVYLDYKSVQQREKWIKKSKVPALWEKAHERNAKRVLNLIVELEGLWVKLGQYLSTRADVLPQAYISLLTQLQDSLPPRPLQEVRRTIERELGSSMEVLFTDFVNEPLATASIAQVHRATLANGQDVVVKVQHNGIRAIILEDLKNAKAIVDWIAWAEPQYDFNPMIDEWCKEAPRELDFNIEAENTRTVSKNLGCKKKTDGEGRSDNRVDVLIPDIIQSSESVLILEYMDGIRLNDVESLDAFGIDKQKIVEEITRAYAHQIYVDGFFNGDPHPGNFLVSKEPPHRPILLDFGLTKKLSHPLKQALAKMFLASAEGDQVALLSAFEEMGLKLRLDLPDQAMTVAGLFFRSSTPSNEALKTLKTLNDQRMQNMKVIQEKMQLTPKEVKRFNPVDAFPGDIVIFARVINLLRGLSSTMNVRIVYLDIMRPFAESVLLGSISRGPTVDSSWIHDSPVHSDVESKLRKLLVELGSIQKILGIQVCAYKDGKVIIDTAAGMLGRYDPRPVQPDSLFPVFSVTKGITAGMIHCLVDKRKLKLDQTVGDIWPGFASNGKDTIKVHHVLNHTSGLHNAFDPVGENPLLICDWDECLKRIANSSPETAPGTQQFYHYLTFGWLCGGILEYASGKKFQEILEESIVKPLKIDGELYIGIPPGVESRLATLTLDTEELSKLTSIASQPELPSTFQPEKILQLATSLPVLFNTLNVRRAIIPAANGHCSARALARYYASLADGGLVPPQHSSLSQPQLGSHTHVPKFSSVNDTKKKRKGKEMMASLKPKGGKDKRLYDEERFMSTESLASLVSDDTSSSDHQDDVHNLFSNPRIHDAFMGAGDYSGLVLPDGKFGLGFKRVTSSQDGSLVGFGHSGMGGSTGFCDIENRFSIAITLNKMSLGGVTASIIRLVCSELNIPFPKDFSIANGMGPDLEMGTPLIN from the exons atgcGGAATTCACGATTTCGTGGAAGCAATTCTGGTCCGTTCCAG AATAACCGTTCGTGGTTGTCTGTAGCGTTGGATCGTGTCTTGTCGTTTTTCGTTAGACTCTTGGCGTGTGTACAGAGAGTGTGGAGTAGGTTGGTATCAATGGGGTTGGGAAGCTTGTACAGGAGGAGGATGAAAGTCTTCTCTGTAGCTATACTCGTTTACCTCGATTATAAG AGTGTGCAGCAAAGAGAGAAGTGGATTAAGAAGTCAAAGGTTCCTGCTTTATGGGAGAAAGCTCATGAACGTAACGCCAAGCGAGTGTTGAATCTGATTGTGGAGTTGGAAGGGCTATGGGTGAAGCTAGGGCAGTATCTATCCACTCGTGCTGATGTTCTTCCTCAGGCTTATATATCTCTTCTCACTCAGTTACAAGACTCCCTCCCTCCTCGCCCTTTGCAAGAG GTTCGTCGAACTATTGAAAGAGAACTCGGGAGCTCCATGGAAGTCCTGTTCACCGATTTTGTTAACGAACCTTTAGCAACTGCTTCG ATAGCACAAGTTCATCGTGCTACTCTAGCTAATGGCCAGGATGTGGTTGTTAAAGTTCAGCATAATGGGATTAGAGCTATTATTTTAGAG GATTTAAAGAATGCAAAGGCCATTGTTGACTGGATTGCATGGGCAGAACCACAGTATGATTTTAACCCCATGATAGATGAATGGTGCAAAGAAGCTCCAAGGGAGCTAGACTTCAATATTGAAGCTG AAAACACTAGAACTGTATCCAAGAATCTTGGTTGCAAGAAGAAGACAGATGGTGAAGGTAGAAGTGACAATAGGGTCGACGTCTTGATTCCAGATATAATCCAG TCTTCTGAGAGTGTACTCATTCTTGAGTATATGGATGGGATACGCTTGAATGATGTGGAGTCTCTAGATGCTTTTGGTATAGATAAACAAAAGATCGTTGAAGAGATCACTCGTGCATACGCTCACCAGATATATGTTGATGGGTTCTTCAACGGTGACCCTCATCCAG gaaaTTTTCTTGTTAGTAAGGAGCCACCACATCGCCCTATTTTACTTGATTTTGGGCTTACAAAGAAACTCTCACACCCCTTGAAACAAGCACTAGCCAAAATGTTTCTAGCATCTGCAGAG GGAGACCAAGTGGCGCTCTTGTCTGCCTTTGAAGAAATGGGACTGAAGCTGCGTCTCGACCTGCCAGATCAGGCAATGACTGTGGCAGGTCTCTTCTTCAGATCTTCAACTCCATCAAATGAAGCTCTG aAAACGCTGAAAACATTGAACGATCAAAGAATGCAAAATATGAAAGTTATACAGGAAAAGATGCAGCTCACCCCTAAAGAAGTTAAACGCTTCAATCcg GTAGATGCATTTCCTGGTGATATTGTTATTTTTGCAAGAGTCATTAATCTACTCAGAG GACTTTCATCCACTATGAATGTTCGGATCGTTTATCTGGACATCATGAGACCATTTGCTGAATCTGTTCTTTTGGG GAGTATTAGTAGAGGACCAACTGTAGATTCCTCTTGGATACATGACTCGCCGGTTCATTCTGATGTAGAGTCCAAACTGAGGAAGCTGCTTGTCGAACTAGGGAGTATCCAGAAGATACTTGGGATTCAG GTATGTGCATATAAAGATGGGAAAGTGATTATCGACACTGCTGCTGGAATGCTTGGAAGATATGACCCTCGTCCAGTTCAACCCGACAGTTTATTTCCTGTTTTCTCTGTGACAAAAGGTATCACTGCCGGAATGATACACTGTCTTGTTGACAAAAG aAAACTCAAGCTGGACCAGACTGTAGGAGATATATGGCCAGGGTTTGCATCAAATGGAAAAGATACCATAAAGGTCCACCATGTGCTTAACCATACATCAGGGCTACACAACGCCTTTGACCCTGTAGGAGAAAACCCTCTGCTTATCTGTGACTGGGATGAATGTTTGAAACGTATTGCTAACTCATCGCCTGAAACAGCGCCTGGCACTCAGCAGTTTTATCACTACCTCACTTTTGGATGGCTCTGTGGTGGCATCCTCGAG TATGCTTCTGGAAAGAAGTTCCAGGAGATTCTTGAAGAATCCATTGTAAAGCCACTGAAGATTGATGGAGAACTCTACATTGGTATCCCACCAGGTGTTGAGTCTCGCCTTGCCACGTTGACGCTGGACACAGAGGAGCTAAGCAAGCTTACATCCATCGCTAGTCAGCCTGAGCTTCCTTCTACGTTTCAGCCTGAGAAGATCTTACAACTAGCAACCAGCTTACCAGTCTTATTCAACACATTGAATGTGCGGAGAGCCATAATCCCTGCGGCTAATGGACACTGCTCGGCTCGTGCGCTTGCTCGGTACTACGCATCTTTAGCAGACGGCGGTCTAGTGCCGCCGCAGCATTCGTCTTTATCCCAGCCACAGCTTGGCAGCCACACACACGTTCCCAAATTCTCGTCGGTGAACGacacaaagaaaaagagaaagggTAAGGAGATGATGGCATCGCTTAAACCAAAAGGTGGTAAAGACAAGAGGCTCTATGATGAGGAGAGGTTTATGAGTACAGAAAGTTTAGCCAGCCTTGTCAGTGATGACACTAGCAGCAGTGATCATCAAGATGATGTTCACAATTTGTTTAGCAATCCGAGGATCCATGATGCTTTCATGGGTGCTGGAGACTACAGTGGATTAGTACTGCCTGATGGGAAGTTTGGACTTGGTTTTAAGCGTGTCACTTCTTCACAAGATGGGTCTCTTGTTGGGTTTGGACATTCGGGGATGGGAGGATCAACAGGCTTCTGTGACATTGAAAACAGATTTTCTATTGCGATAACACTTAACAAGATGTCTCTAGGAGGTGTAACGGCTAGTATTATCAGGCTGGTTTGCTCAGAGTTGAATATTCCCTTTCCAAAGGACTTCTCTATTGCGAATGGTATGGGTCCAGATTTGGAGATGGGTACGCCTCTAATCAACTAA